In Osmerus mordax isolate fOsmMor3 chromosome 16, fOsmMor3.pri, whole genome shotgun sequence, the genomic stretch TATTGTCAGGTGAACAGACATTTTTCCTAACCCCACCTGTCGTTGGAAGAATGTAGCTTTGCGTGGCTATGTGCCACCGGGCGAGACAGCAagtcctttccttcctctctctttattgtGTGAGTTAAAGAGGAGGAGATTACGGCTTGTCTTTCATCTTCATCTATCCTTAGCAGCTGAGTACCATATGCTGCAGAGCAGAGCCACAAAGAACCAGAGAAACGATGTATTGGGGGGCTTGCAACGTTTTACTTGTCCATTAAAGGACCTAGTTCATCCATGCATCTACTGGACTTGCAATCATAAAACTCTAGTGGCTAAAATAATAGCAATCACACTGTATGCCATCATTCAAGCTGGTCTACTTCATCAGAAACAAATGACAGAGGACAGTGTTGATCTTGAGGCACCGTGATTGATGAAATCAAGTGATGCCAGATGCTTCTCTCAATAAGTCCCAAatttatgtttacattttattcatttggcgctttcatccaaagcacgtACAAATTGtgtatatacaatatatatatatattgtgtgaTGGTACAGCAGATCAAGGATAAGAAGTGCACCTGAAGTACAGTTCTAGAGTATTTCAGGAGTCAGAATCAAGGAATGGTCTGTATTTACTGGCAACATCTTCACAACCAGGCACGGTAAACAGAAATAATAATGTGCAAAAATAGCATCTCAATTGCTGTGGAGTACAGCCATGGCCAAAAGttttgggagcgacatacattttgtgtttgcaaagcttgctgggtcTTGGCacaaaatgactgctaacataatttcagtaagtcatattatcagcacaggggaaagtgtgaactagttctagccaggtgaaatcactctatcattcttattgtattttaagagcagattgactgctgtaaaagaggggagtATTTGcatatatagattttttttttttgccaccaaaaatctttaaaaaatatgaaatgtgcctcattgtgattccagtattctatagaaacgtgtgaaaacattttcctcaaatactgaacaagcaaactttgaaaaacacaaaaatTTTCATTGCCAAAACTCATGGCCATGACTGTATAGTACAACATGCTCAGCCATGAGAGCAATATCAAACCCTTTTGTGGGTGCAGTCCCCTGCCAGAGTGGAACAAAATAATCTCAAACACAACATGCAGGGAAGGGACACATTCACAGGGATTACAACATCAGAAAGACTTTTTGTGACACTACTACTAAAAGGACATGTAAGAAGTTGTGAAACACTATGAATAAATGTTTCAAGTAAGCGTGTTGGATAGATAAAGTTTCCTAGCTGCACTTTTGCAACATTCTGGGCTGCAATGATAGAAAATCTAGTTCTAGAAGGCATTTAAACTTTATTGCTTTTTGACCCTCTTATTTTACCCTCTTCATTTTTTAAACCCTTCATCCAGTTAAGGATTATAACAATTCTCAAATTTTCTTTTCCAGCAACATGTTCCCAGCCAACCTGGTTCAAGCTACTTTTCAACAGGTAAAAGAACAGAATTATCATATACTATAGTGGGACAGGGTGGTTGAAGGAGAAtctttgcagtgtgtgtgtgtgtgtgtgtgtgtgtgtgcgatatAAATAACTCACACATCACCTTGTTACAACTGACTACAGTAGAATCAGAAttggatttattcgccatgaaagttcacACAGACAAGTAATTTTCTGTGGCAGCaatgtgcatacattaaacatataataaCATATAATAACTGTATAACTGTACTTATACTGTCACAGTGACTGCAACACAGACGGTTCCATCAATCCAATATAATGAGATGTGTCTCCCTGTTATCTTGTAGTACCGAACCCAGAGTATTCCCATCATGAAATCTCCCAAGCCTACGGTGGGACAGGACCTCACAGAGAGCACCACGCGCAGGGTCTTCATCTACGGTGTCCAAGACGACAACGGCACCGACATCCAGAACTTCTCCCTGGACCTGACGCCGCCGCCGGACATCCTGATGCGTACGCTCCCTGGCACGAGCGACGGCATGAACGTCCTGGGGATCGTCATCTTTTCCGCCACCATGGGTGAgaggagccacacacacactcactcaaacaatCCCTCGCTGCCCGAATCAGtcagtcactcactactcactcAACCCTTTTGTTGACATGGCTGTGTGATTGCGTGGTGTGAACAAAGTGAATATCCCTGATATCTTCTGTGATCTATCTCTCCAGGCATCATGCTGGGTAGAATGGGGCCCAACGGCAGCGCCTTGGTCAACTTCTGTCAGAGCTTGAATGAAGCCGTCTTGAAGATTGTGGCCATTGTCATCTGGTAAGAGGTGTGATGTGACAGCTACCCACATCAAACCTTCAGATGACACACAATCATCTATTTAACTGTCAGCTAAGAGAAAATGGGGATGAAAGGGATAGGGACTCCCATTCAACCTCATTctgtcaaagaaaaaaaaagaaaaaattagaaataaaaaacattttaaaaagctGTCTTCTGACTAACGATGAGAGGTGTCAGCTAAACACGACTTACTGTCCTCCCGCGGGCAGGTATTTCCCCTTCGGCATCGTGTTCTTGGTGGCCGGGAAGATCCTGGAGATGGATGACCCGTCTGCCATGGGTAAGAAGCTGGGCTTCTACGCCATCACGGTGGTGATGGGCCTGATACTGCATGGCCTCTTTATCCTGCCGGCTATGTACTTCTTCATCACCAAGAAGAGCCCCATCGTCTACATCAGGGGCATCCTGCAGGCTCTGCTTATCTCCCTCGCCACGTCGTCAAGGTGAAGGCCACATCTAACCCAGGTTTCACCCGTGTTCACActgtcaccaccacccccccccacccccaccctcactggTCACCTTAGAGCTCTTTCCTTTTCATGTTCTCTCCTACCTTATTTTCTGATCCCACTGGGTGTTTCCAGGCCCCATCTCATACTAGGTCTATATTTGTTTGGAGGCTCAATCTCTTCTCCAACAGAACTGATGGGGCTGATCTTGGGTTGATCATGGTCTTTCTTATGTGGACACTTTCAAGGATGACATCtagggggtattccagaaagcaggttatgcgacatacccgggtaagttaactccccagctgacacatTGCCAGTAaattgctgcaacattgtgaatcagctggtgggttaacttacgttatgttgcataacgtgctttctggaatacccccctggctCGGCGTAAATATTAGAATGcatattttttaaagaaatCTCCAATTATGTGGGAGTCTGTCATGCCTGTCTGAATGAGGCTTTTGTCATGTTCGTTTTCCTGTAATTGAAATGCCAGGAATGTGGCTGAGTGATTGGCCAACCCTCGTTTGAGAACTTCTCCTGTCGGATGACCTGTCAGGGGGCATGCAGACACCATTTCACAATAACAGTTGCTGGGTTCATTGATTTTGATATCATTGGATTGTTTTTCTTCCTCGAGACACGACAAATTACAAACAGAAAATTGGACTGGTCTTTGTACCCGAGTAACCCATTATTATTAGCCAGGTGTGAGATTGCAGTCGCAATTCTGAACTTAAATACGTTCTAAGATAAACTTGTCACATGGAGATTCTTGTTCTTGTTTTTGCATCTCTCAGCTCCGCCACGCTGCCTATCACCTTCAAGTGCCTCCTGGAGAACAACCACATCGACAGGCGCATCATCCGCTTTGTGCTCCCCGTGGGCGCCACCATCAACATGGACGGCACCGCTCTCTATGAAGCTGTGGCGGCCATATTTATTGCCCAGGTCAACAACTATGAGCTGGACTTTGGCCAGATCATCACCATCAGGTACCCATGTACACAGTTCATTTTAAACCCCAGTCCAAACTTAAGCACTTACAAATGTTGTTTCTTAAGTGTGCCACATAAAATAATCTGCTGTGGCATCTTTCATTTTAAACCTGAATTAATTACTATTCTAAAATGAAATGAGACATGTCATTTAAGGTACAGTAACATGCACTAGCTGACTAAACAGCATCATTTAATCTACCCCCCTCTGAGTGGTTCAGAAGAGACAAACAGGCCCATCCTCCATTTCCTGCTAAACAGTTTCTACCCAGGTCCATTAAAAATGCCATTGCGCTCTCCTGATTTAATGACATGATAAATTGTAATAACATTAAGCAGACCTATCCTCATGGTCACCGACTGTGCCCAGTCCCTAATCCCCAGGCGGTAAGACCCATATGACCTGCATTACTTAGTCCCTCATCACGCCTCTGCATCAttttgcattttacatttagtcatttagtcatttagcagacgctcttatccagagcgacttacagtaagtacagggacattcccccaaggcaagtagggtgaagtgccttgcccaaggacacaacgtcagttggcatgaccgggaatcgaactggcaatgttcggattactagcccgattccctcaccgctcagccatctgactccaccaTTTTGATTGGTGTGGTGTAGTATAGTGGTGCGCTGTCACAGTGGAGGTGGATCTGTGTGTACTCCTCCTCTGAAACTCCATCCCAGCTGATCTGAGCATGCTAGCTTCTTAACTTCCCCAGATCCCACAAAGGACACCCATATAGGGCCAATGTtcctatgtgtgtttatgtgagtggtGGCTGTATAAGTATTATATGtagctagctctctctctcccatacacacacacacattttgtagATTCAAATCTGGAGTGGTTTTGGTCCTCATTCACCTCAACAAAGACTATTCAGGTGTgtgctgaattaaagaaattGTCAAGGTCCATTATTAATAATTTATCTTTCTTATAGCATCACGGCCACAGCTGCAAGCATTGGTGCTGCAGGAATTCCACAGGCAGGCCTGGTCACCATGGTGATTGTGCTAACATCAGTGGGTTTGCCCACTGATGACATCACGCTCATCATTGCCGTGGATTGGGCTTTGTAAGTACGCTCATGTTACACTTTCATCTTAGTGGTGTGTTTTAATGCCTTACCATTACAGGTGCAAAGCACATATGTTTACAAGCAATTAGAGTGCTTGTAAAGAGTCTTTGAGTGAATTGATTAAATAAAAGAACCTTTATAAAATGAAAAGGGGCAGAAAGGGTCAAAGTATCATGTGGCACAAATGATGGCAGGACATGTATGGATGCCCCAGCCCCATCTGAGTGACTCTCAGGTAGCTGGGAAGCAGCCCCAAACTGACCCTCTATTTTGTGTCCCAGGGATCGTTTCCGCACCATGGTGAACGTGATGGGGGACGCCTTGGCTACGGGTATTATG encodes the following:
- the slc1a7a gene encoding solute carrier family 1 member 7a isoform X1; this encodes MAVALDEVWGRVKNVCKQNGLLILSVLAVVIGCLLGFFLRGKQLSEQEVKYFQFPGELLMRMLKMLILPLVVSSLMSGLAALDAKCSSRLGIMTVSYYLWTTFVAVVVGIVMVSIIHPGGAAQKEESEESSKPIMSSADALLDLIRNMFPANLVQATFQQYRTQSIPIMKSPKPTVGQDLTESTTRRVFIYGVQDDNGTDIQNFSLDLTPPPDILMRTLPGTSDGMNVLGIVIFSATMGIMLGRMGPNGSALVNFCQSLNEAVLKIVAIVIWYFPFGIVFLVAGKILEMDDPSAMGKKLGFYAITVVMGLILHGLFILPAMYFFITKKSPIVYIRGILQALLISLATSSSSATLPITFKCLLENNHIDRRIIRFVLPVGATINMDGTALYEAVAAIFIAQVNNYELDFGQIITISITATAASIGAAGIPQAGLVTMVIVLTSVGLPTDDITLIIAVDWALDRFRTMVNVMGDALATGIMAHICRKDFVKEGEQVRVPLICETKPMISIQQMMTYQNQKNGCYQPPQPGVKQDHLSPDVARLIQLEEGVRPAEKKKHTHHRREHKDKEHCSIDMNGLETNV
- the slc1a7a gene encoding solute carrier family 1 member 7a isoform X2 gives rise to the protein MAVALDEVWGRVKNVCKQNGLLILSVLAVVIGCLLGFFLRGKQLSEQEVKYFQFPGELLMRMLKMLILPLVVSSLMSGLAALDAKCSSRLGIMTVSYYLWTTFVAVVVGIVMVSIIHPGGAAQKEESEESSKPIMSSADALLDLIRNMFPANLVQATFQQYRTQSIPIMKSPKPTVGQDLTESTTRRVFIYGVQDDNGTDIQNFSLDLTPPPDILMRTLPGTSDGMNVLGIVIFSATMGIMLGRMGPNGSALVNFCQSLNEAVLKIVAIVIWYFPFGIVFLVAGKILEMDDPSAMGKKLGFYAITVVMGLILHGLFILPAMYFFITKKSPIVYIRGILQALLISLATSSSSATLPITFKCLLENNHIDRRIIRFVLPVGATINMDGTALYEAVAAIFIAQVNNYELDFGQIITISITATAASIGAAGIPQAGLVTMVIVLTSVGLPTDDITLIIAVDWALDRFRTMVNVMGDALATGIMAHICRKDFVKEGEQVPLICETKPMISIQQMMTYQNQKNGCYQPPQPGVKQDHLSPDVARLIQLEEGVRPAEKKKHTHHRREHKDKEHCSIDMNGLETNV